A window of Chloracidobacterium sp. N contains these coding sequences:
- a CDS encoding response regulator transcription factor, protein MSLVRHQTILFVGSDPETAQLINKTLTLAGYHVLVADDPNTAHTLSDQPPTLIIADTTPGVGELAPARIMRERFVTTPIIALTRLPDEILSRAMERLRLSSLVKPVTPALLLATVADEIEWSQNQGSHTRITSPLETIDISEDLVFLLGDPRFAPPLDVAYRRTPAMESAMAAAKLSPSNVTLLDLFDGQNSLADIIANLPHLEPKILFLATYLVRVGWLVPWSAELTDEPSQEDAQKDRMAGL, encoded by the coding sequence ATGAGCCTTGTTCGTCACCAGACCATTTTGTTTGTGGGAAGCGACCCGGAAACGGCGCAGCTCATCAACAAAACCCTGACGCTGGCCGGCTACCACGTTCTGGTGGCAGATGACCCAAACACGGCGCATACGCTGTCTGACCAGCCCCCAACGCTCATCATTGCGGATACCACGCCGGGCGTCGGGGAACTGGCCCCGGCCCGCATCATGCGGGAGCGGTTCGTCACCACGCCGATCATTGCCCTGACGCGCCTGCCGGATGAGATTCTCTCCCGCGCCATGGAGCGGCTGCGGCTTTCTTCACTGGTCAAACCCGTGACGCCGGCACTGCTGCTGGCCACGGTGGCCGACGAAATCGAGTGGTCGCAAAACCAGGGTTCACACACCCGCATCACCTCGCCACTCGAAACCATTGACATCAGCGAAGACCTCGTTTTCCTGCTGGGCGATCCCCGGTTCGCACCGCCACTCGATGTTGCCTACCGCCGCACACCGGCTATGGAATCGGCCATGGCCGCGGCCAAACTCTCTCCCTCGAATGTGACGCTGCTCGACCTGTTCGACGGTCAGAACTCCCTGGCCGACATCATTGCCAACCTGCCGCACCTCGAACCCAAGATTCTGTTCCTGGCGACCTACCTCGTGCGGGTTGGGTGGCTTGTGCCGTGGTCGGCTGAGCTTACGGACGAACCCTCGCAAGAGGATGCCCAGAAAGATAGAATGGCTGGGCTATGA
- the iscB gene encoding RNA-guided endonuclease IscB, which produces MAVFVLDRRKKPLMPCSEKRARLLSERGRARVHRLVPFTIRLLDREQEDCALQPVRLKLDPGSRATGVALVRESQEVGADTGEVQRSAHVLFLAELVHRGHAIRAALRQRAAFRRRRRCANLRHRQSRFDNRTRRNGWLPPSLQHRVDTITSWVRRLCRWAPVSSLSQELVRFDTQALQNPEISGIEYQQGTLAGCEVREYLLEKWGRKCAYCDAENVPLEIDHIHPRSKGGSDRVSNLTLACHPCNRRKGAQDIKDVLAKDPKRLARIEAQRKAPLRDAAAVNSTRWELWRRLTATALPVEAGTGGRTKWNRHRLNLPKAHALDAACVGEVHAVTNWRVPTLKIQCTGRGSYQRTRLTKHGFPRGYLTRSKSAFGFQTGDLVRVVVTTGKKAGNYLGRVAIRASGSFNIQSATGLVQGIHHRFCTLLQRADGYGYSWTRIAI; this is translated from the coding sequence TTGGCAGTTTTCGTGTTGGATCGCAGGAAAAAACCGCTGATGCCGTGCTCGGAGAAGCGGGCGCGGCTGCTGTCGGAACGTGGGCGGGCGCGGGTGCATCGGCTGGTGCCATTCACCATCCGGCTGCTCGATCGTGAGCAGGAAGATTGCGCCCTGCAACCCGTGCGGCTCAAGCTCGATCCCGGCAGCAGGGCAACGGGTGTGGCCCTGGTTCGAGAGTCGCAAGAGGTCGGTGCCGACACGGGCGAAGTGCAGCGCAGCGCCCACGTGCTGTTCCTGGCTGAGCTCGTTCACCGCGGGCACGCGATCCGCGCTGCACTCAGACAGCGCGCGGCGTTTCGTCGGCGTCGGCGCTGCGCGAACCTGCGCCACCGCCAGTCCCGCTTCGATAACCGAACCCGGCGGAATGGTTGGCTGCCGCCCAGCCTGCAACACCGCGTGGACACGATCACGTCCTGGGTGCGGCGGCTGTGCCGCTGGGCGCCGGTTTCGTCACTGTCGCAGGAACTGGTGCGGTTCGACACCCAGGCGCTGCAAAACCCGGAAATCTCCGGCATCGAGTACCAGCAAGGAACATTGGCTGGCTGCGAAGTGCGGGAGTATCTGTTGGAGAAGTGGGGTCGCAAGTGCGCCTACTGCGATGCAGAAAACGTGCCGCTGGAGATCGATCACATTCATCCGCGCTCAAAGGGCGGAAGTGACCGCGTGAGCAATCTGACGCTGGCCTGTCATCCTTGCAACCGGCGCAAGGGCGCGCAAGACATTAAGGATGTTCTGGCGAAAGACCCGAAGCGACTGGCCCGCATCGAGGCCCAGCGAAAAGCGCCGTTGCGCGATGCGGCTGCCGTCAACAGCACGCGATGGGAACTGTGGCGCCGCCTGACGGCCACAGCCCTGCCGGTCGAGGCTGGAACGGGCGGGCGGACGAAGTGGAACCGACATCGGCTCAACCTTCCAAAGGCGCATGCGCTGGATGCAGCCTGTGTGGGCGAAGTCCACGCTGTTACCAACTGGCGGGTTCCGACGCTGAAAATCCAGTGCACAGGACGCGGGAGCTATCAACGCACGCGCCTGACGAAGCATGGGTTTCCACGCGGATACCTGACCCGCAGCAAGAGTGCATTCGGGTTTCAGACCGGGGACCTGGTGCGTGTGGTCGTGACGACCGGCAAAAAGGCAGGCAACTACCTGGGTCGTGTCGCCATTCGAGCCAGCGGCAGTTTCAACATCCAGTCCGCAACCGGGCTGGTACAAGGCATCCATCACCGATTTTGCACACTGCTCCAGCGTGCAGACGGGTATGGATATTCGTGGACAAGGATAGCCATCTGA
- a CDS encoding tetratricopeptide repeat protein, which yields MPFSPQPPAPSRRPTWLQRRWFVLGSLTVGLIGGGCFIAWQGQTVGAQAEATLHQVSASAGLTLNGRLTHLPVAKMAPVHRGSHDNDQPQLQLKATRQALERELIRRPTPDGHRTLGRCYLAEGKPLAAFAHLQMAVQQFPRDAALHSDLGLALLEVARTSPAAAEEALDALDMALRLEPNLLEARYNRARALEMLGRWDEARLAWQDYIRRDPDSTWGTAARERLAFLDRYDRTPSQP from the coding sequence ATGCCGTTCTCACCCCAGCCTCCAGCGCCTTCCCGGCGGCCGACGTGGCTCCAACGGCGTTGGTTTGTCCTGGGCAGTCTGACCGTTGGCCTCATCGGGGGGGGCTGTTTCATCGCCTGGCAGGGCCAGACCGTTGGCGCGCAAGCCGAAGCCACGCTGCACCAGGTGTCAGCCAGCGCCGGCCTGACGCTCAACGGACGCCTCACCCACCTGCCGGTGGCCAAAATGGCCCCTGTCCACCGGGGCAGCCATGACAACGACCAGCCTCAACTCCAGCTCAAGGCGACCCGGCAGGCGCTCGAACGGGAACTCATCCGCCGCCCAACCCCGGACGGCCACCGTACGCTGGGCCGCTGTTACCTTGCCGAAGGCAAACCACTCGCAGCTTTTGCCCACCTGCAAATGGCGGTTCAGCAGTTTCCCCGTGATGCCGCCCTGCACAGCGACTTGGGGCTGGCTCTGCTCGAAGTCGCCCGCACCTCACCGGCAGCAGCCGAAGAAGCCTTGGATGCCCTGGATATGGCGCTGCGTCTGGAGCCGAATCTGCTCGAAGCCCGGTACAACCGCGCCCGCGCGCTCGAAATGCTTGGTCGGTGGGACGAAGCACGGCTGGCCTGGCAGGACTACATCCGGCGCGATCCTGACTCGACTTGGGGCACAGCCGCCCGTGAACGGCTTGCCTTTCTCGACCGCTACGACCGCACCCCTTCGCAACCCTGA
- a CDS encoding hemolysin family protein has product MGDPVPLVVFKVVAVGFLVAANAFFVAAEFALVAARRPRLSSLSVSGRRRAVTALRLIDDLDGTISATQFGITLASLALGWIGELTFARIFEHWLSAWMPAGLWLYVSAHAIAVAVAFSLITALHIVFGELAPKSLALARAEQVALAVAVPLDIFCRIFRPFIWLLDRAGARAVRLFGVTPLPGGHHTAAYTQEEIQQLVALSHQSGHLKADEQELIHNVFHFSDTVVREIMVPRPEVISLPLTATADDILQTLCESGYSRLPVHDAHPDNIVGFIHAKDILRCLARKEPLSVGTLLRRPVFVPDTAHLEEALRQLRTAQSPLGVVVDEHGTVEGIVTLEDILEQLVGDIRDEHDVTDEETRVWTEPDGTLIFDGAIAVREVNRKFGLNLPESDDYATLAGFLMTQAGRLLASGDVVSYQDHEFRVEQVERRRVARVRVTRRAEAPTLPPPVLIRQPSV; this is encoded by the coding sequence ATGGGTGATCCCGTTCCCCTAGTCGTCTTCAAGGTTGTCGCCGTTGGGTTTCTCGTGGCTGCCAATGCCTTCTTCGTGGCGGCTGAGTTTGCCCTCGTGGCGGCGCGGCGTCCACGGTTGTCGTCGCTTTCGGTAAGTGGGCGCCGGCGGGCCGTGACGGCCCTGCGGCTGATAGACGACCTCGATGGCACGATCTCGGCCACCCAGTTCGGTATCACGCTGGCCAGTCTGGCCCTGGGGTGGATTGGTGAACTGACCTTTGCCCGGATTTTCGAGCACTGGCTGTCGGCATGGATGCCCGCCGGGCTGTGGCTCTATGTTTCCGCCCACGCCATTGCCGTCGCCGTCGCCTTTTCGCTCATCACCGCGCTGCACATTGTTTTTGGTGAGCTGGCGCCCAAGTCGCTGGCACTGGCGCGGGCGGAGCAGGTGGCCCTGGCGGTGGCTGTCCCGTTGGACATCTTCTGCCGCATCTTTCGTCCGTTCATCTGGCTTCTGGACCGGGCGGGGGCCCGCGCCGTGCGCCTTTTCGGTGTGACGCCACTGCCCGGCGGACATCACACGGCAGCCTATACCCAGGAAGAAATCCAGCAGCTTGTCGCCCTGTCACACCAGAGCGGACACCTCAAGGCTGACGAGCAGGAACTCATCCACAACGTCTTTCATTTCAGCGACACCGTGGTACGGGAAATCATGGTGCCGCGCCCGGAGGTCATCAGCCTGCCGCTGACGGCGACGGCAGATGACATTCTTCAGACGCTGTGTGAATCGGGCTACTCACGCCTGCCGGTTCACGATGCCCACCCGGACAACATCGTGGGGTTCATCCACGCCAAAGACATCCTGCGCTGCCTGGCCCGCAAGGAGCCGTTGTCCGTTGGTACGCTGCTGCGCCGGCCCGTCTTCGTGCCGGACACCGCGCACCTGGAGGAAGCCCTCCGCCAGTTGCGTACGGCGCAGTCGCCGCTGGGGGTTGTTGTGGATGAGCACGGTACGGTCGAAGGGATCGTGACGCTGGAAGACATCCTCGAACAGCTTGTCGGCGACATCCGGGACGAGCACGATGTCACTGACGAGGAAACCAGGGTGTGGACGGAACCGGATGGCACGCTCATCTTCGACGGCGCTATCGCCGTGCGTGAAGTCAATCGCAAATTCGGCCTCAACCTTCCCGAATCGGATGACTACGCCACACTGGCCGGTTTTCTCATGACCCAGGCCGGGCGGCTGCTGGCTTCCGGCGATGTCGTTTCCTACCAAGACCACGAATTTCGCGTCGAGCAGGTCGAGCGGCGGCGCGTGGCGCGCGTGCGTGTCACCCGGCGGGCGGAAGCGCCCACACTGCCGCCGCCGGTGCTGATCCGGCAACCATCGGTGTGA
- a CDS encoding CarD family transcriptional regulator, with the protein MGFKVGDKVIYPNHGIGVIEVIKRMEFDGVEMEFYQLRLSGNNTTVNVPVDKVQSIGIRTPIKTVDGEKLLKLLATNFVAPPSDWKDRFKEFSEKMRSGDIFSVAEILKHLTYLGSLKPLSFREKRLLERARYLVISELTMASGKPQEKVEEAVEQALQKAFIKFEKKNGKASAASAAV; encoded by the coding sequence GTGGGATTTAAAGTAGGCGACAAAGTGATCTATCCCAATCACGGCATCGGCGTCATCGAAGTTATCAAGCGCATGGAATTCGATGGCGTCGAAATGGAATTTTACCAGTTGCGCCTCAGTGGAAATAACACGACGGTCAACGTCCCGGTTGACAAGGTTCAATCCATCGGCATCCGAACGCCCATCAAGACTGTGGATGGTGAGAAGCTGCTGAAACTGCTGGCGACCAACTTCGTTGCGCCGCCGTCGGACTGGAAGGACCGCTTCAAGGAATTTTCAGAAAAGATGCGCAGCGGTGACATTTTCAGTGTGGCTGAAATTCTCAAGCACCTGACCTATCTGGGAAGCCTCAAGCCGCTCTCGTTTCGTGAGAAGCGCCTGCTCGAACGGGCGCGGTATCTGGTCATCAGTGAACTGACCATGGCTTCGGGAAAACCCCAGGAAAAAGTCGAAGAAGCCGTCGAACAGGCGCTGCAAAAAGCCTTCATCAAGTTCGAGAAGAAAAATGGCAAAGCTTCCGCTGCTTCCGCGGCGGTCTAA
- a CDS encoding methyltransferase domain-containing protein, with the protein MPSPDDRTRAFLHDLTISPLWCECFHQLLTETIPLPESGHILLVECGTGGLAIELAHRLRDTGTVTASDSDPARLQLIRDKCQVAKLDNLRILDRDQLADDPVAEGYDLVVGDASLLPTEALPPMLTLLRERVGDGGQIAAYALLRGSFDEFFSIFWEALYECDLAEDLSVPLETLLRTHPTPADIRAQATGAGLHNVALTSSKETFSFDSGHAFLESPLIAGYWLDRWLSIVPRDYLRTVRDSLCDIIDRDRGTYPFEVSIKAALLTAHAEPFPGADDEDPEDKDLELEEDPENDA; encoded by the coding sequence ATGCCCAGCCCGGATGACCGCACGCGCGCCTTTCTGCACGATCTCACCATCAGCCCGCTGTGGTGCGAATGCTTCCATCAACTGCTCACCGAGACCATTCCCCTGCCGGAAAGCGGACACATCCTGCTCGTGGAGTGTGGCACCGGCGGACTGGCCATCGAACTTGCCCACCGGCTGCGCGACACCGGCACGGTCACGGCCAGCGACAGCGACCCGGCCCGGTTGCAGCTCATACGGGACAAGTGCCAGGTGGCCAAGCTCGACAACCTGCGCATTCTCGACCGTGACCAACTGGCGGATGATCCCGTTGCCGAAGGCTATGATCTGGTCGTGGGGGATGCCTCACTCCTTCCGACCGAGGCCCTGCCGCCCATGCTGACGCTCCTGCGGGAGCGCGTGGGCGACGGTGGACAGATTGCCGCCTATGCGCTCCTGCGCGGCAGCTTCGACGAGTTTTTCTCCATTTTCTGGGAAGCCCTCTATGAGTGCGACCTGGCGGAAGACCTGTCTGTGCCGCTCGAAACCCTGCTGCGCACCCATCCAACGCCGGCTGACATCCGGGCGCAGGCGACTGGCGCCGGGCTGCACAACGTTGCCCTCACCAGCAGCAAAGAGACCTTTTCCTTCGACAGCGGACACGCTTTCCTCGAATCACCGCTCATTGCCGGCTACTGGCTCGACCGCTGGCTGTCCATCGTACCACGGGACTATCTCAGGACCGTCCGGGATTCACTGTGCGACATCATTGACCGCGACCGTGGCACCTACCCCTTTGAGGTCAGCATCAAAGCGGCGCTGCTGACCGCCCACGCCGAGCCATTCCCCGGCGCGGACGACGAAGACCCGGAAGACAAAGACCTGGAATTGGAAGAAGACCCGGAAAACGATGCTTAG
- a CDS encoding tetratricopeptide repeat protein, translating to MLRRPGHTDATGTGYNACPLAAAHHVAPARWWTGWRWLLLALGLWLQSVALPVPAQTPSAPAAPDTAAAIARFEAGQDAHQAGQLTVALQLYDEALALDDTLAPIHFQRGMALLALRRTAEAVTAFERCVALQPDFLRGWLQLGAAALAADNTVQAERAYATVLQLAPDHLEARLHLARLALGRQKPEAALEVLAPLGTSAVLPEVDVLRGQALLLAGQTEAAIKAFSHALAGQSNHPEARRGRGDAYAVQGQMEAAVADWQVAYASTPHAELAANIVSALYRLDRPEAARAFLAAARKQFPQDAQLATLASSLGREAAVASAAALLRAGRFAEAAAAYAPLVAQNPEAIAPRAGLATALFKLDRFAEAARHFALLSQQQPEVAATYFFLGVCYDKMGDYRQALAAYEAFLARADGVHHQLEIEKVHLRLPSLRRQAEQSKPRKP from the coding sequence ATGCTTAGACGCCCCGGACACACGGACGCAACCGGAACCGGGTACAACGCCTGCCCCCTGGCGGCGGCCCATCACGTGGCTCCAGCCCGCTGGTGGACAGGCTGGCGCTGGCTCCTTCTGGCGCTCGGCCTATGGCTTCAGAGCGTGGCCCTGCCCGTTCCGGCCCAGACACCTTCCGCCCCGGCGGCCCCGGATACCGCGGCCGCCATTGCGCGGTTCGAGGCCGGCCAGGATGCCCATCAGGCTGGCCAACTCACTGTGGCGCTCCAGCTCTACGACGAGGCTCTGGCGCTGGATGACACCCTCGCGCCCATCCACTTCCAGCGCGGCATGGCCCTCCTGGCGCTCCGGCGCACCGCCGAGGCCGTCACGGCCTTTGAACGCTGCGTGGCGCTTCAGCCCGATTTCCTGCGCGGCTGGTTGCAGTTGGGCGCGGCGGCGCTGGCGGCTGACAACACCGTGCAGGCGGAACGGGCCTATGCCACGGTGCTGCAACTCGCGCCGGACCATCTGGAGGCACGGCTCCACCTGGCGCGCCTGGCGCTTGGCCGCCAGAAACCGGAAGCGGCTCTGGAAGTCCTGGCACCGCTCGGCACGTCCGCAGTCCTGCCCGAAGTGGATGTCCTGCGCGGACAGGCGCTTCTGCTCGCCGGACAGACCGAGGCCGCCATCAAAGCCTTTTCCCACGCACTCGCCGGGCAGTCCAACCACCCCGAAGCGCGCCGTGGACGCGGCGACGCCTACGCCGTCCAGGGACAGATGGAAGCGGCCGTAGCTGACTGGCAAGTGGCTTATGCCTCCACGCCACATGCCGAACTGGCCGCCAACATCGTCAGCGCCCTCTACCGGCTCGACCGGCCGGAAGCCGCCCGCGCCTTTCTCGCAGCCGCCCGGAAGCAGTTTCCCCAGGATGCACAACTGGCCACGCTGGCCTCGTCGCTGGGCAGGGAAGCGGCGGTTGCATCCGCTGCCGCCCTGCTCCGGGCCGGGCGCTTTGCCGAAGCCGCTGCCGCCTACGCCCCCCTTGTAGCCCAAAACCCCGAGGCCATTGCGCCGCGTGCCGGACTGGCCACGGCCCTGTTCAAACTCGACCGCTTTGCCGAAGCCGCCCGGCACTTCGCCCTTCTTTCGCAACAACAGCCGGAAGTGGCGGCAACCTACTTTTTTCTCGGCGTCTGTTATGACAAAATGGGCGACTACAGACAGGCGCTGGCGGCTTACGAAGCCTTTCTTGCCCGCGCCGATGGCGTTCACCACCAGCTCGAAATCGAAAAAGTTCACCTTCGGTTGCCCAGTCTGAGACGGCAGGCCGAACAGTCGAAACCCCGAAAGCCCTGA